The proteins below come from a single Candidozyma auris chromosome 3, complete sequence genomic window:
- the VMA7 gene encoding H(+)-transporting V1 sector ATPase subunit F, whose protein sequence is MSATEAMSKRSLLAVIADEDSVTGLLLAGVGQVSNEPGKESNFLTVVPGKTSVEQVEEAFDRFTTERDDIAILLINQHIADLIRYKVDGYTNAFPAILEIPSKDHPYDPEKDSILKKVRRLFGE, encoded by the coding sequence ATGAGCGCCACTGAAGCAATGTCCAAGCGGTCATTGCTAGCCGTTATTGCTGATGAAGACTCTGTCACTGGTTTGCTTTTGGCGGGTGTGGGCCAGGTCTCCAATGAGCCAGGCAAAGAGTCCAATTTTCTCACCGTTGTTCCAGGTAAAACGTCCGTGGAGCAGGTGGAAGAAGCCTTTGATAGGTTCACCACTGAGAGAGACGACATTGCCATTCTTTTGATAAACCAGCATATTGCAGACTTGATACGTTACAAGGTGGATGGCTACACCAATGCATTTCCTGCCATTCTAGAAATCCCTTCAAAAGACCATCCATACGACCCAGAGAAGGATTCTATATTGAAAAAAGTGAGACGTTTGTTTGGAGAATAA